From the genome of Oncorhynchus tshawytscha isolate Ot180627B linkage group LG31, Otsh_v2.0, whole genome shotgun sequence, one region includes:
- the LOC112229512 gene encoding src-like-adapter isoform X1, producing the protein MGNVMWGQGAGNKTNSNCHDSALKAGEDETLVVLHDYPSPDISEPIFRMGEKLRVLSQEGNWWRVRSVQSGSENYIPNNYIAKVYHGWLFEGVVRQKAEELLSLPENRVGSFMIRESTQQRGVYSMSVKHRSIQHYKIFRLENSWYYISPRLTFQCLEEMVNHYSDSADGLCCVLTGPCLSGTISPIDITSQPPPVRMRHNNFDWKKIDRKDLISAGAAQGQENRNAMVSYGVRNSMASYLSLVGDHDPGQQKKNRKKKSKSVCVTDHSISHMDLDEDYDM; encoded by the exons ATGGGGAATGTGATGTGGGGACAGGGAGCTGGGAACAAAACAAATTCAAACTGCCATGACAGTGCATTAAAGG CAGGAGAAGACGAGACGCTTGTCGTTCTCCATGACTATCCTTCTCCAGACATCAGTGAGCCGATCTTTAGGATGGGAGAGAAGCTGAGGGTCTTGTCTCA GGAAGGCAACTGGTGGAGAGTTCGGTCTGTCCAATCAGGAAGTGAAAACTACATCCCTAACAACTATATTGCCAAAGTCTACCATGG ATGGCTGTTTGAGGGAGTAGTGAGGCAGAAGGCAGAGGAACTACTTAGTCTCCCTGAAAACAGAGTGGGTTCCTTCATGATTAGAGAGAGCACCCAGCAGAGAG GTGTCTACTCGATGTCTGTAAAGCACAGATCCATCCAGCACTATAAAATCTTTCGCCTGGAGAACAGCTGGTACTATATCTCTCCTCGTCTGACTTTCCAGTGCTTGGAAGAGATGGTAAACCACTACTCTG ACTCTGCAGATGGTCTGTGTTGTGTTCTCACTGGCCCGTGTCTGTCTGGGACTATCAGCCCCATAGACATCACCTCTCAGCCACCCCCTGTAAGGATGCGACACAACAACTTTGACTGGAAGAAAATAGACAG GAAAGATCTGATCAGTGCAGGTGCTGCGCAGGGCCAGGAGAACAGGAATGCCATGGTGAGCTACGGTGTCAGAAACAGCATGGCCTCTTACCTCTCTCTGGTCGGGGATCATGACCCAGGACAGCAGAAGAAGAACCGCAAGAAGAAGAGCAAATCTGTCTGTgtgacagaccacagcatcaGCCATATGGACTTGGATGAGGACTATGATATGTAG
- the LOC112229512 gene encoding src-like-adapter isoform X3 → MGEKLRVLSQEGNWWRVRSVQSGSENYIPNNYIAKVYHGWLFEGVVRQKAEELLSLPENRVGSFMIRESTQQRGVYSMSVKHRSIQHYKIFRLENSWYYISPRLTFQCLEEMVNHYSDSADGLCCVLTGPCLSGTISPIDITSQPPPVRMRHNNFDWKKIDRKDLISAGAAQGQENRNAMVSYGVRNSMASYLSLVGDHDPGQQKKNRKKKSKSVCVTDHSISHMDLDEDYDM, encoded by the exons ATGGGAGAGAAGCTGAGGGTCTTGTCTCA GGAAGGCAACTGGTGGAGAGTTCGGTCTGTCCAATCAGGAAGTGAAAACTACATCCCTAACAACTATATTGCCAAAGTCTACCATGG ATGGCTGTTTGAGGGAGTAGTGAGGCAGAAGGCAGAGGAACTACTTAGTCTCCCTGAAAACAGAGTGGGTTCCTTCATGATTAGAGAGAGCACCCAGCAGAGAG GTGTCTACTCGATGTCTGTAAAGCACAGATCCATCCAGCACTATAAAATCTTTCGCCTGGAGAACAGCTGGTACTATATCTCTCCTCGTCTGACTTTCCAGTGCTTGGAAGAGATGGTAAACCACTACTCTG ACTCTGCAGATGGTCTGTGTTGTGTTCTCACTGGCCCGTGTCTGTCTGGGACTATCAGCCCCATAGACATCACCTCTCAGCCACCCCCTGTAAGGATGCGACACAACAACTTTGACTGGAAGAAAATAGACAG GAAAGATCTGATCAGTGCAGGTGCTGCGCAGGGCCAGGAGAACAGGAATGCCATGGTGAGCTACGGTGTCAGAAACAGCATGGCCTCTTACCTCTCTCTGGTCGGGGATCATGACCCAGGACAGCAGAAGAAGAACCGCAAGAAGAAGAGCAAATCTGTCTGTgtgacagaccacagcatcaGCCATATGGACTTGGATGAGGACTATGATATGTAG
- the LOC112229512 gene encoding src-like-adapter isoform X2 has product MGNVMWGQGAGNKTNSNCHDSALKGEDETLVVLHDYPSPDISEPIFRMGEKLRVLSQEGNWWRVRSVQSGSENYIPNNYIAKVYHGWLFEGVVRQKAEELLSLPENRVGSFMIRESTQQRGVYSMSVKHRSIQHYKIFRLENSWYYISPRLTFQCLEEMVNHYSDSADGLCCVLTGPCLSGTISPIDITSQPPPVRMRHNNFDWKKIDRKDLISAGAAQGQENRNAMVSYGVRNSMASYLSLVGDHDPGQQKKNRKKKSKSVCVTDHSISHMDLDEDYDM; this is encoded by the exons ATGGGGAATGTGATGTGGGGACAGGGAGCTGGGAACAAAACAAATTCAAACTGCCATGACAGTGCATTAAAGG GAGAAGACGAGACGCTTGTCGTTCTCCATGACTATCCTTCTCCAGACATCAGTGAGCCGATCTTTAGGATGGGAGAGAAGCTGAGGGTCTTGTCTCA GGAAGGCAACTGGTGGAGAGTTCGGTCTGTCCAATCAGGAAGTGAAAACTACATCCCTAACAACTATATTGCCAAAGTCTACCATGG ATGGCTGTTTGAGGGAGTAGTGAGGCAGAAGGCAGAGGAACTACTTAGTCTCCCTGAAAACAGAGTGGGTTCCTTCATGATTAGAGAGAGCACCCAGCAGAGAG GTGTCTACTCGATGTCTGTAAAGCACAGATCCATCCAGCACTATAAAATCTTTCGCCTGGAGAACAGCTGGTACTATATCTCTCCTCGTCTGACTTTCCAGTGCTTGGAAGAGATGGTAAACCACTACTCTG ACTCTGCAGATGGTCTGTGTTGTGTTCTCACTGGCCCGTGTCTGTCTGGGACTATCAGCCCCATAGACATCACCTCTCAGCCACCCCCTGTAAGGATGCGACACAACAACTTTGACTGGAAGAAAATAGACAG GAAAGATCTGATCAGTGCAGGTGCTGCGCAGGGCCAGGAGAACAGGAATGCCATGGTGAGCTACGGTGTCAGAAACAGCATGGCCTCTTACCTCTCTCTGGTCGGGGATCATGACCCAGGACAGCAGAAGAAGAACCGCAAGAAGAAGAGCAAATCTGTCTGTgtgacagaccacagcatcaGCCATATGGACTTGGATGAGGACTATGATATGTAG